One genomic region from Candidatus Curtissbacteria bacterium encodes:
- a CDS encoding signal peptidase II, with translation MRKNLNLRSKQKLLFSFLILICVVILDIASKTYIAPLVSSTCNSGYALGVAPNTFNAIVSLVVIVAALGFLVWEKRLLPFVGASFVIAGGAANFFDRAMHGCVLDFISFFGITKFNLADSAITLGILILVYNVVFVKEGYE, from the coding sequence GTGAGAAAGAACTTGAATCTAAGAAGTAAACAGAAGCTACTCTTCTCTTTTTTAATTCTCATTTGTGTAGTGATTTTGGATATAGCCTCGAAAACTTATATCGCCCCTTTGGTTTCCTCGACGTGCAACAGCGGATACGCTTTAGGTGTAGCCCCCAACACTTTTAACGCGATTGTGAGTTTAGTTGTGATTGTTGCCGCTCTTGGTTTTTTGGTCTGGGAAAAAAGGCTGCTGCCATTTGTTGGAGCGAGTTTTGTCATAGCGGGAGGTGCTGCCAATTTTTTTGACCGTGCGATGCACGGGTGTGTTTTGGATTTTATAAGTTTTTTTGGGATTACGAAGTTTAATTTGGCAGACAGCGCAATTACGCTCGGAATTCTGATTTTAGTGTACAATGTCGTGTTTGTGAAAGAAGGCTATGAGTGA
- a CDS encoding TraR/DksA C4-type zinc finger protein: MIGIGKITGKREALFKKVRAQKKAIVEKLSRLRRDDPFSSADRSLIVEPATDAAMLFGHEQSAVLEKRLQGDLKEIEKALKKIKKGTYGICERCGKKISEARLEVKPSAIYCLKCEKELESKK; the protein is encoded by the coding sequence ATGATTGGAATTGGCAAAATAACAGGAAAAAGAGAGGCGCTTTTCAAAAAAGTGAGGGCGCAGAAGAAGGCAATTGTCGAGAAGCTCTCAAGGCTGAGGAGGGATGATCCTTTTTCGTCTGCTGACAGGTCGTTAATAGTTGAGCCAGCAACAGACGCTGCTATGCTTTTTGGCCACGAGCAGTCGGCAGTTCTCGAGAAAAGACTTCAGGGTGATTTAAAAGAAATCGAAAAAGCGCTCAAGAAGATTAAAAAAGGAACTTATGGAATTTGTGAGCGGTGTGGTAAGAAAATAAGTGAGGCCAGGCTTGAAGTTAAACCTTCGGCAATTTATTGTTTAAAGTGTGAGAAAGAACTTGAATCTAAGAAGTAA
- a CDS encoding RluA family pseudouridine synthase — protein MKIIYEDEQILVVDKPAGLVVNKSETVSEETLQDQLSDYFKLGEGLGIGDRAGIVHRLDKETSGILVVAKTEKAFRFLQKQFKLRKVQKEYKALVHGHVGQNAGVVDAQIGRIGRFGKFGIVKEGRESQTEYVVGGKYNIKEAIFEKLTESENKNRKNYLKNHGRDYSLLSLFPRTGRTHQIRVHIKSLGHPVVSDTIYAPSKLLRFDLLWCPRLFLHAALLSFVHPSTKKGVDFKSDLPVDLKKTLENLKTDN, from the coding sequence GTGAAGATTATTTACGAGGACGAGCAAATATTAGTTGTTGATAAGCCGGCCGGCCTTGTAGTCAATAAGTCTGAGACGGTTAGTGAGGAAACGCTGCAAGATCAACTGTCGGATTATTTCAAGTTGGGAGAGGGATTGGGAATTGGGGATCGGGCAGGTATTGTTCACAGATTAGACAAGGAGACGTCTGGAATTCTTGTTGTAGCAAAAACCGAAAAAGCTTTCAGATTTTTACAAAAACAATTTAAGCTTCGAAAAGTACAGAAAGAGTATAAAGCGCTTGTTCACGGTCACGTGGGACAAAATGCCGGAGTGGTGGATGCGCAAATAGGAAGAATCGGGAGATTTGGTAAATTCGGAATTGTAAAAGAGGGCAGGGAGTCGCAGACAGAATACGTCGTTGGCGGTAAATATAATATAAAGGAAGCGATATTTGAAAAATTAACAGAAAGTGAAAATAAAAATAGAAAAAACTATTTAAAAAATCATGGCAGGGACTATTCACTGCTCTCGCTCTTTCCAAGGACAGGAAGGACGCACCAGATAAGGGTTCATATAAAAAGTCTTGGCCACCCCGTTGTTTCGGACACAATCTATGCACCATCTAAACTACTTAGATTCGATCTTTTATGGTGTCCACGCTTATTTTTACATGCAGCCTTGCTTTCTTTTGTTCATCCAAGCACTAAAAAAGGTGTAGATTTTAAATCTGATCTACCAGTAGACTTAAAAAAAACGCTTGAGAATTTAAAAACTGACAATTGA
- a CDS encoding tetratricopeptide repeat protein, whose product MQSVDSSGSQESASSQILAQAAITAALSSNWQEAIKLNKKILAGTENDVEALNRLARAYCCLGEYQKAEKMYKKVLEIDPYNIIAVKNLEKVTKRAKLSNGHSATNGNSITATATIINLSRIFLDEPGKTKIVNLINLAPPSTLAVLSCGDQVTMHPKNHSVTISTLGDIYLGAFPDDLAHRLLLFIGGGNQYEAYIKSASPKSLTIFVRETLRSEKFGNQPTFQAKRSMFEDELRPR is encoded by the coding sequence ATGCAATCTGTGGACTCAAGCGGCTCACAAGAAAGCGCAAGTAGCCAGATACTTGCCCAAGCTGCAATAACCGCTGCCCTTTCCTCCAACTGGCAAGAAGCCATCAAGCTCAACAAGAAGATCCTTGCAGGCACCGAAAACGACGTGGAAGCGCTAAACCGTCTTGCGCGCGCCTACTGCTGCCTAGGAGAATACCAAAAGGCTGAAAAGATGTATAAAAAGGTTCTTGAGATCGACCCTTACAATATCATCGCCGTCAAAAACCTGGAAAAGGTCACAAAAAGAGCCAAGTTAAGCAATGGCCATTCCGCTACAAACGGAAATAGCATAACTGCAACAGCAACTATTATTAATTTGTCACGAATCTTTCTCGACGAGCCCGGTAAAACAAAAATCGTTAATTTAATTAATTTGGCACCCCCTTCAACTCTAGCCGTACTTAGTTGTGGCGACCAAGTTACAATGCACCCAAAAAATCACTCGGTCACAATATCAACCTTAGGCGATATTTATCTTGGGGCTTTTCCGGATGATCTTGCACATCGCCTGCTTCTTTTTATAGGCGGCGGTAATCAATACGAAGCGTACATTAAAAGCGCATCACCCAAAAGTTTAACCATCTTCGTGAGAGAAACGTTAAGATCAGAAAAATTTGGTAATCAGCCCACTTTTCAGGCCAAAAGAAGTATGTTCGAAGACGAACTAAGACCCCGTTAG
- a CDS encoding prolipoprotein diacylglyceryl transferase — protein sequence MVQNLIGSLSYSVFIYPLFVFVAILMFLFLFWRAIKHELFDEVLMLDTAVVATVGALLMSRIFEFIFQYEKFSWSYSKLVFFNKYGGVDFWGGLIGAGLFAYFFLRSKKINFWYVADLAAAPIAFAQAIVALGKYIAVFADSRINIYLYYFLGYVSIFFVLKVLARKKRHFGFFICFYVVSISALNMILFNFREEKTYILKVVPYDLAAPAVFLIGAVCIWYLLSKRKLARDLKGFFGRLLLGILKLFRTLTNMDEADRVSKAIVLSPYLLVLRLGAFLKLVGKEIVKSFSEFLYVLGVKKLK from the coding sequence GTGGTTCAAAATTTAATAGGAAGTCTTTCTTACTCTGTTTTTATTTACCCGCTCTTTGTGTTTGTTGCGATTTTGATGTTCCTTTTTTTGTTCTGGAGAGCGATAAAACATGAACTATTTGATGAGGTACTAATGCTCGATACAGCTGTGGTTGCGACTGTGGGTGCACTTCTAATGTCTAGAATATTTGAATTCATATTTCAGTACGAAAAATTTTCCTGGTCGTATTCAAAGCTAGTATTTTTTAACAAGTATGGTGGTGTCGATTTTTGGGGAGGGTTGATAGGGGCAGGACTTTTCGCTTATTTTTTCCTGCGAAGCAAAAAGATAAATTTTTGGTACGTAGCAGATCTTGCTGCTGCGCCGATTGCTTTTGCGCAGGCTATTGTGGCGCTTGGTAAATATATTGCGGTATTTGCCGATAGCCGCATAAATATTTATCTTTACTATTTTCTAGGCTATGTTTCTATATTTTTTGTGCTTAAGGTGCTAGCTCGCAAAAAGAGGCACTTTGGCTTTTTTATTTGTTTTTACGTGGTTTCCATTTCAGCTTTAAATATGATACTGTTTAATTTCAGGGAAGAAAAAACGTACATTTTAAAAGTTGTGCCGTACGATCTTGCCGCGCCTGCAGTTTTTTTAATTGGTGCCGTTTGTATTTGGTATTTACTTAGCAAAAGGAAGCTAGCTCGGGACTTGAAGGGCTTTTTTGGGCGGCTACTTCTGGGGATTTTAAAACTTTTTCGAACACTCACAAATATGGACGAGGCGGACAGGGTCTCGAAAGCGATTGTTCTTTCCCCTTATTTACTAGTTCTTAGGCTCGGGGCTTTTCTGAAATTGGTTGGTAAAGAAATTGTAAAGAGTTTTTCGGAATTTTTATATGTTCTAGGCGTTAAAAAGTTAAAATGA
- the efp gene encoding elongation factor P, producing MISATELRAGIVFEDRGECFLVLKYEHIKMGRGSGNIKVRVKNLNNGSTIEKSYITGARVQDVSLLRKKVQFLYRDGAGFHFMDMQSYEQFTLDDKLVSESAPFLKEGLELSLMVISDKPLYIELPKVLEYRVTQTAGGAKGNTVGAAQKEAVLENDLRVRVPLFINNGEVIRVDTRSGDYVERAK from the coding sequence GGAATGCTTTCTTGTTTTAAAGTATGAACACATCAAGATGGGCCGTGGAAGCGGCAATATCAAGGTCAGAGTCAAAAATCTTAACAATGGCTCAACGATTGAAAAATCTTATATAACGGGTGCTAGGGTTCAAGACGTTTCTCTTTTGAGGAAAAAGGTTCAATTTTTGTACCGCGATGGAGCTGGATTTCATTTTATGGATATGCAAAGTTATGAACAATTTACTTTAGATGACAAGCTTGTTTCTGAATCAGCGCCATTTTTGAAAGAAGGCTTGGAACTTTCGCTTATGGTAATTAGTGATAAGCCGCTTTATATTGAACTACCCAAAGTCCTTGAGTATCGGGTAACCCAAACAGCAGGAGGAGCAAAGGGTAATACTGTTGGAGCTGCTCAGAAAGAGGCGGTTTTGGAAAATGATCTGCGAGTTCGCGTTCCACTCTTTATTAATAACGGAGAGGTCATTCGAGTCGATACAAGAAGCGGAGACTATGTCGAAAGAGCTAAGTAG
- a CDS encoding YebC/PmpR family DNA-binding transcriptional regulator — MSGHSKWSTIKRQKGAADVKRGLTFTKMANAIIIAVREGGGGDPTSNFKLRLAMDQARAVNMPKDNIQRAIERGIGKGGGDSLQSVAYEGYGPGKVALVVEAATDNKNRTTAEVKSTIDRAGGSFVAPGTVSWMFKDEGVITVSKNGKTMDEFLDIAIEAGAEDVAEAGDMVEIYTQPNNLEAVKNVLVEKGINVENAEISKNATTSQEITDAETAKKVLALMEKLEDLDDVQKVHSNFDIKDELLV, encoded by the coding sequence ATGAGCGGGCATAGTAAGTGGAGCACAATCAAACGGCAAAAGGGAGCAGCCGATGTTAAGCGTGGACTTACCTTTACGAAGATGGCTAACGCCATAATTATTGCAGTACGCGAAGGTGGCGGAGGTGATCCTACGAGTAATTTTAAATTGAGGCTGGCTATGGATCAGGCGAGAGCTGTTAACATGCCAAAGGATAACATCCAGAGGGCGATAGAGCGAGGTATTGGCAAGGGAGGCGGGGACAGTTTACAGTCTGTTGCTTACGAAGGTTATGGACCGGGTAAAGTAGCTTTGGTTGTGGAAGCTGCTACAGATAATAAGAATAGGACGACGGCAGAGGTTAAAAGCACGATAGACAGGGCGGGTGGAAGTTTTGTCGCACCCGGAACTGTTTCATGGATGTTTAAGGATGAAGGTGTAATTACAGTGTCGAAAAATGGGAAAACAATGGATGAATTTTTGGATATTGCGATAGAAGCTGGGGCAGAGGATGTCGCGGAAGCTGGGGATATGGTTGAGATTTACACACAACCTAATAATCTAGAAGCTGTTAAAAATGTGTTAGTGGAAAAAGGAATTAATGTTGAAAATGCAGAAATTTCTAAAAACGCAACAACTTCTCAGGAAATAACGGATGCTGAAACGGCAAAGAAAGTTTTGGCTTTGATGGAAAAACTTGAAGATCTTGACGATGTCCAAAAGGTTCATTCGAACTTTGATATAAAAGACGAACTACTAGTATGA